CCGTTTCCTAAACTAATTTTATTTATCTGATAAATATTCAGACTATCTTGTACTGTGTTCACTATTTTCTCTTTGGGAATTACTTCTCTTTGTAAAACACTCAAATTAGAGTTCACCACTGCATATCCACACTTTTTAGTCCCTGGATCAATAGCAATAATTATCTCTTCTTCCGGCATAATCTTTTTAACAACTCCTTAACTTAACCATTATACTTCTATCCTTTCGGGATGAGTATAAATATTCATTCTTTTTCCTCGAACAAAACCCACCAAGGTTATTCCTATTTCTTGTGCCAACGTCACAGCCCAATCTGTAGGAGCAGCTCGAGAAACAACTACTGGTACTCTTCCTATAGCAATCTTGGTTAAGATTTCTGAAGTGATACGACAAGAGGTTAAAATTATTTTATCCTCTCGAGATATATCTTTTAAAAAAGCCTCTCCTAAAATTTTATCGATGGTATTATAGCGGCTTATATCTTCA
This sequence is a window from Candidatus Atribacteria bacterium. Protein-coding genes within it:
- a CDS encoding sulfurtransferase FdhD; translation: EDISRYNTIDKILGEAFLKDISREDKIILTSCRITSEILTKIAIGRVPVVVSRAAPTDWAVTLAQEIGITLVGFVRGKRMNIYTHPERIEV